One Paraburkholderia caffeinilytica DNA segment encodes these proteins:
- a CDS encoding DUF4148 domain-containing protein, translating into MNKSIAIVISMAVLTSSSAFAQGKTRAEVMNELYELEAAGYNPSQGDDGSYPADIQAAQEKVNAKHQAERNAMMNAGQNGQAKPAP; encoded by the coding sequence ATGAATAAGTCCATTGCGATCGTTATTTCCATGGCCGTCCTCACATCATCGAGCGCATTTGCACAAGGCAAGACGCGAGCAGAGGTCATGAATGAACTCTACGAACTGGAGGCGGCAGGTTACAACCCGTCCCAGGGCGATGATGGTTCATATCCCGCAGATATTCAGGCTGCGCAAGAAAAGGTCAACGCCAAACATCAAGCGGAACGAAACGCGATGATGAACGCTGGCCAGAATGGGCAGGCGAAGCCGGCGCCTTGA
- a CDS encoding helix-turn-helix domain-containing protein, translating to MEHFSTAEVPAADRIGFWNQIVGQTFRGGAVDARQDDFLAEFWRWNVGPIRLMRAKATRSTVTRWRQSRADDADAGRLILHLQNRGSSQTTQNARSATLSTGDLTLCDGASPYTLDISDGNDLLVLDVPLSCFQDPDKVTALITRRLSCNSPHVALLRRFVLSLWDEFGGRTSKNEDDIALGRVLSDLTGLALSPDAIVDAAERHGDRERILNWIQESLTDPDLSTSMIARRLDFPVRTIQDIFARMGTTPTQYILLRRLERARSMLIDHADRSITDIAFEVGFNDSNYFSRAFRKRFDTTPSMFRARLRKSR from the coding sequence ATGGAACATTTTTCGACGGCGGAAGTGCCGGCAGCTGATCGCATCGGGTTCTGGAACCAGATTGTCGGGCAAACCTTCCGCGGCGGCGCAGTCGATGCCCGACAGGACGATTTTCTCGCGGAATTCTGGCGCTGGAATGTCGGCCCCATCCGGCTGATGCGCGCAAAAGCCACACGTTCGACGGTTACGCGTTGGAGGCAGTCTCGTGCCGACGATGCCGACGCAGGTCGACTGATCCTGCATCTTCAAAACCGGGGATCCTCGCAGACCACACAAAATGCGCGCTCGGCCACTCTTTCGACTGGAGACCTGACACTGTGCGACGGCGCTAGCCCCTATACGCTCGATATTTCGGATGGCAACGATCTTCTTGTTCTCGATGTTCCGCTGTCGTGCTTCCAGGATCCGGACAAGGTGACGGCCTTGATAACGCGGCGACTGTCCTGTAACAGTCCGCACGTCGCACTATTGCGGCGCTTTGTTCTATCGCTCTGGGACGAATTCGGCGGCCGGACCTCGAAAAATGAAGATGATATTGCGCTTGGCCGCGTCCTCTCCGATCTCACCGGCCTGGCGTTGTCGCCCGACGCAATTGTCGATGCCGCCGAAAGGCATGGGGATCGAGAACGTATTCTCAACTGGATACAAGAAAGCTTGACTGACCCCGATCTCTCGACCTCGATGATCGCCAGGCGATTAGACTTTCCGGTGCGAACGATACAGGACATCTTCGCGCGCATGGGAACCACACCAACTCAATACATTCTTCTTCGTCGGCTCGAACGTGCTCGTTCAATGCTGATCGACCACGCTGACAGATCTATCACGGACATCGCGTTTGAGGTCGGCTTCAACGACTCCAATTATTTCAGCCGGGCGTTCAGAAAGCGGTTTGATACGACACCTAGCATGTTTAGAGCGCGATTGCGCAAATCCAGGTGA
- a CDS encoding NAD(P)-dependent alcohol dehydrogenase yields the protein MIETTAAVTQCCGADWELKTVTLDEPQNDEVLVRIVATGLCHTDMSVRDQHLPVPLPAVLGHEGAGVVEKVGSAVTELAVGDHVVLTVASCGKCPNCLRGLPTYCHQALPLNFSGRRADGSSTIRCDGVDISGNFFGQSAFAGYALASERNAVKVPKDVDLALLGPLGCGIQTGAGTVMNRLKPGIGSSIAVFGAGAVGLSAIMAARVVGCTTIIAVDIHANRLALAKELGATHTIDATEGNAVDAIRALCGGVEYSLDTTAVPAVIQQAVEALLPLGQCVILGVSSPGASITLPIHNLFFGQSVGGAIEGDSVPKLFIPKLIELWRQGRFPFDRLVRFYEFGQINQAMHDSAQGIALKPVLRMSA from the coding sequence ATGATCGAGACTACTGCAGCCGTCACGCAATGTTGCGGTGCCGACTGGGAACTGAAAACCGTTACGCTCGACGAGCCGCAGAACGACGAGGTGCTGGTGCGTATCGTCGCCACGGGCCTCTGCCATACGGACATGAGCGTGCGCGACCAGCATTTGCCGGTACCGCTCCCCGCTGTCCTCGGCCACGAGGGTGCCGGAGTGGTGGAAAAGGTTGGCTCGGCCGTTACTGAACTCGCCGTTGGCGACCACGTGGTACTGACCGTCGCTTCGTGCGGCAAATGCCCCAACTGCCTGCGCGGCCTTCCAACTTACTGTCACCAGGCACTACCGCTCAATTTTTCTGGGCGTCGCGCAGATGGAAGCTCCACCATCCGTTGCGATGGCGTTGATATCAGCGGAAATTTCTTTGGTCAGTCGGCATTCGCGGGCTATGCACTCGCCAGCGAACGCAACGCCGTCAAGGTTCCAAAGGATGTGGATCTGGCATTGCTTGGCCCGCTGGGTTGCGGAATCCAGACCGGTGCCGGCACGGTGATGAACAGGCTCAAGCCAGGGATTGGGTCTTCCATTGCGGTCTTCGGCGCTGGCGCAGTCGGGCTTTCGGCCATCATGGCCGCGCGGGTTGTCGGCTGCACGACCATCATTGCAGTCGACATCCATGCCAATCGGCTCGCGCTAGCGAAGGAACTCGGGGCGACTCATACGATCGATGCGACAGAAGGCAATGCCGTTGATGCGATCCGCGCGCTCTGTGGCGGCGTCGAATATTCGTTGGACACAACGGCCGTGCCGGCAGTGATTCAGCAGGCAGTTGAAGCGCTGCTCCCGCTCGGTCAGTGCGTCATCCTCGGCGTGTCGTCTCCGGGGGCATCGATTACTCTGCCGATTCACAATCTATTCTTTGGCCAGTCTGTTGGGGGAGCCATCGAGGGAGACAGTGTTCCCAAGCTGTTCATTCCGAAACTGATTGAGCTTTGGCGACAGGGTCGCTTTCCGTTCGACCGCCTTGTCCGTTTTTACGAGTTTGGGCAGATCAATCAGGCTATGCACGACTCGGCCCAAGGCATTGCACTCAAGCCCGTGCTGAGAATGAGCGCATAA
- a CDS encoding GFA family protein, whose translation MDNTVYRGSCLCGGVKLSLAAGPLAVALCHCQHCQKQSGSAFSAAMIVPAAAVEIDGTLSEFIDTSDSGQAVSRRFCGVCGSPVQTASAATDAQGITVIKAGLMDLPSMPAPQMQIYCDRAVSWMPDLPGTARFDRMPPAAESPSKE comes from the coding sequence ATGGACAACACCGTTTATCGGGGATCTTGTCTTTGCGGAGGAGTAAAGCTTTCCTTGGCCGCTGGGCCACTTGCAGTTGCCCTATGCCATTGCCAGCATTGCCAGAAACAAAGTGGATCGGCGTTTTCTGCGGCCATGATCGTGCCTGCGGCCGCGGTCGAAATTGACGGGACGCTGTCGGAATTCATCGACACCAGCGACAGCGGTCAAGCGGTCTCGCGGCGCTTCTGCGGGGTGTGCGGGTCGCCGGTACAGACGGCCAGTGCCGCAACCGATGCGCAAGGCATCACCGTCATCAAGGCGGGGCTGATGGACTTGCCTTCAATGCCGGCCCCCCAGATGCAGATCTATTGTGACCGTGCTGTGTCATGGATGCCCGACCTGCCCGGAACCGCCCGATTTGACCGTATGCCGCCTGCCGCGGAATCCCCCTCAAAAGAATAA
- a CDS encoding ArsR/SmtB family transcription factor, with protein MTLDIDAIHKALANPVRREILGWLREPCAHFADQELTLEHGVCAGKIDARCGLSQSTVSAHLAALQRAGLVTSKRVGQWVFFKRNEAVIQAFLEYMNTGL; from the coding sequence ATGACGCTCGATATCGACGCGATCCACAAAGCGCTTGCGAACCCCGTACGCCGGGAGATTCTCGGCTGGCTGCGCGAGCCGTGCGCGCATTTTGCCGATCAGGAACTCACGCTTGAACACGGCGTGTGCGCCGGCAAGATCGACGCGCGTTGCGGCCTGTCGCAGTCCACGGTGTCGGCGCACCTCGCGGCCTTGCAACGCGCGGGGCTTGTCACGTCGAAGCGGGTCGGTCAATGGGTGTTTTTCAAACGCAATGAGGCCGTCATTCAGGCGTTTCTCGAGTACATGAACACCGGGCTCTGA
- a CDS encoding alkene reductase, with protein sequence MPTLFDPLQIGDITLSNRIIMAPLTRQRAEEIRVPNALMAKYYAERATAGLIISEATSVTPQGVGYADTPGIWSQEQVEGWKLVTNAVHAAGGKIFLQLWHVGRISDPLFLNGELPVAPSAIAAQGHVSHVRPERPYVTPRALELAEIAHVVEAFRKGAENAKAAGFDGVEVHGANGYLLDQFLQDSTNRRTDAYGGPIENRARLLLEVTDACIDVWGANRVGVHLAPRRDVHTMGDSDPAGTFGYVARELGKRKIAFIAAREALGEDRLGPQLKKAFGGPYIANERFTRETAQHVLDAGEADAVAWGQLFIANPDLVRRFETNAPLNKPNPATYYARGETGYVDYPTLETVE encoded by the coding sequence ATGCCGACTCTTTTTGACCCGCTCCAGATTGGCGACATCACGTTGTCGAACCGCATCATCATGGCGCCGCTCACGCGCCAACGCGCCGAAGAAATCCGCGTGCCGAATGCGTTGATGGCGAAGTACTACGCCGAACGCGCCACGGCAGGACTGATCATCAGCGAAGCCACGTCCGTTACGCCGCAAGGCGTCGGTTACGCCGACACGCCGGGCATCTGGTCGCAGGAACAGGTGGAAGGCTGGAAGCTCGTCACGAACGCCGTGCACGCAGCCGGCGGCAAGATTTTCCTGCAACTGTGGCACGTCGGCCGCATTTCGGACCCGCTGTTCCTGAACGGCGAACTGCCGGTCGCGCCGAGCGCCATCGCAGCCCAGGGTCACGTGAGCCACGTGCGTCCGGAGCGCCCATACGTGACGCCGCGCGCACTCGAGCTCGCCGAAATCGCTCACGTGGTCGAGGCCTTCCGCAAGGGTGCGGAAAACGCGAAAGCCGCAGGTTTCGACGGCGTGGAAGTGCACGGCGCAAACGGCTATCTGCTCGACCAGTTCCTGCAGGACAGCACCAACCGACGCACCGACGCGTACGGCGGCCCGATCGAAAACCGCGCCCGCCTGCTGCTCGAAGTCACCGACGCCTGTATCGATGTCTGGGGTGCGAACCGTGTCGGCGTACACCTCGCACCGCGCCGCGATGTGCACACCATGGGCGATTCGGATCCGGCCGGCACCTTCGGTTATGTGGCACGCGAACTCGGCAAACGCAAGATTGCGTTTATCGCCGCACGCGAAGCGCTCGGCGAAGACCGCCTCGGCCCGCAACTGAAGAAGGCATTCGGCGGCCCGTACATCGCAAACGAAAGGTTCACCAGGGAAACCGCGCAACACGTGCTGGACGCGGGCGAAGCGGACGCGGTGGCATGGGGTCAACTATTCATCGCGAATCCGGATCTGGTGCGCCGTTTCGAAACGAATGCACCGCTCAACAAGCCGAATCCCGCAACGTACTATGCACGCGGCGAAACGGGCTATGTGGATTATCCGACGCTGGAAACCGTCGAATAA
- a CDS encoding GNAT family N-acetyltransferase: protein MQHASGFTFRLAAPHDANTIRTIEFEAGQRFVSVGMTGIADAPPMELELVHRKIDARQIVVAVDANGTCVGFVMFEPQPARFYVQELDVLSSHAGQRIGAALIEQVAQLARAQQIMQLILSTFREVPWNAPYYRRLGFRDIEEADLDAALIARRDAHIARGLDESKRVFMRRDLA from the coding sequence ATGCAACACGCCTCCGGTTTCACGTTCCGCCTTGCGGCGCCGCACGATGCGAACACGATCCGTACGATCGAATTCGAGGCCGGCCAGCGCTTTGTCAGCGTCGGCATGACCGGTATCGCCGACGCACCGCCGATGGAACTGGAACTCGTCCACCGCAAGATCGACGCGCGGCAGATCGTCGTCGCCGTGGATGCCAACGGGACGTGCGTGGGGTTCGTCATGTTCGAGCCGCAGCCCGCGCGTTTCTATGTTCAGGAGCTCGACGTGCTGAGTTCGCATGCCGGGCAACGCATCGGCGCGGCGCTGATCGAGCAGGTCGCGCAACTCGCGCGTGCGCAACAGATCATGCAACTCATATTGTCGACGTTTCGCGAGGTGCCGTGGAACGCGCCGTACTATCGGCGGCTCGGCTTTCGCGATATCGAGGAGGCCGATCTCGATGCGGCGCTGATCGCGCGGCGCGATGCGCATATCGCGAGAGGACTCGACGAATCGAAGCGCGTGTTCATGCGGCGTGATCTTGCATGA
- a CDS encoding VTT domain-containing protein, protein MDLMHVLQVALHFDQHLSGLIVQYGTAVYAMLFLVVFVEIGFLPLFFLPGDPLIFICGGLAATGALNVWLVIPVLFAATVTGSIVDYAIGRAIGEKVYTADYRWLDKNALRKAHAFYEARGGLTFLLSPFIAVVRTFAPFVAGVSRMTFARFVSFVTAGAALWIVSLVAAGYLFGNVPLVRDHMSSIVLLGVTLGVGSLLVSAVWRFVNRRLRAH, encoded by the coding sequence ATGGATCTCATGCATGTGCTGCAGGTCGCCCTGCACTTCGACCAGCACCTGAGCGGTTTGATCGTCCAATACGGCACGGCCGTCTATGCGATGCTGTTTCTCGTCGTGTTCGTCGAGATCGGTTTCCTGCCACTCTTCTTTTTGCCTGGCGATCCACTGATTTTCATCTGTGGCGGTCTCGCCGCCACCGGCGCGCTGAACGTCTGGCTCGTGATCCCGGTACTGTTCGCCGCCACCGTGACCGGCAGCATCGTCGACTATGCGATCGGCCGCGCAATCGGCGAAAAAGTCTATACCGCCGACTACCGCTGGCTCGACAAGAACGCCCTGCGCAAAGCGCACGCGTTTTACGAAGCGCGCGGCGGCCTGACCTTTCTGCTGTCGCCGTTCATTGCCGTCGTGCGCACGTTCGCACCCTTCGTCGCCGGTGTTTCGCGCATGACGTTTGCCCGTTTCGTGTCGTTCGTCACAGCCGGCGCGGCGCTGTGGATCGTGTCGCTGGTGGCGGCCGGCTATCTGTTCGGCAACGTGCCGCTGGTGCGCGATCATATGAGTTCGATCGTGCTGCTGGGCGTGACGCTCGGCGTCGGATCGCTGCTGGTGAGCGCCGTGTGGCGATTCGTCAACCGGCGGTTGCGCGCTCACTAA
- a CDS encoding AidA/PixA family protein yields the protein MSGHRCDVLAIVDAVTLLSEHADASKDADAPTVIDGRHIYVLSPGETHQFAHNDSQIFGGLSVGDELHLRETALALRAEVSVLFIRFLLKDAGIVSPIEPTVRDAAAPIPDSGDLLHPNCQQMKDHFWLSQVLAAGKTACTADFVALGRDESVLGYFRWETSIDIDGSNSETKA from the coding sequence ATGTCTGGTCATCGTTGTGATGTGCTCGCAATCGTCGACGCCGTTACGCTACTCTCGGAACACGCCGACGCGAGTAAGGATGCCGACGCGCCGACTGTGATCGACGGTCGGCACATCTACGTCTTGAGCCCCGGCGAGACACACCAGTTCGCTCATAACGACAGTCAGATTTTTGGCGGCCTGTCGGTAGGCGACGAACTCCACTTGCGCGAAACGGCCTTGGCCCTACGTGCTGAAGTGAGCGTTCTCTTTATCCGGTTTCTCCTGAAAGACGCAGGCATCGTTTCGCCAATCGAACCGACGGTTCGTGACGCAGCAGCCCCGATTCCAGATTCTGGTGACTTGCTTCACCCCAACTGCCAGCAAATGAAGGACCATTTCTGGCTTAGTCAGGTGTTGGCTGCGGGCAAGACCGCGTGTACCGCTGACTTTGTCGCGCTTGGCCGCGACGAGTCCGTGCTGGGCTATTTCCGCTGGGAAACATCCATCGACATTGACGGCAGCAACTCGGAGACGAAGGCATAA
- a CDS encoding inclusion body family protein yields MSRVTDVLVSIDSETILQKYPNPSRDPKSPTLIDWRHVYMITNQDNVISGQAGGELDLKAQVGDLIRWRETSLSLGFENQVVFYGFIANQGKDLISPPTPRKATASVPLPNPSSPATPTCQKVDNYYWSSETLAEGRVTYHFYFQIIDRNCQSKGCFQWDPFISIHN; encoded by the coding sequence ATGTCACGCGTTACCGATGTGCTCGTCTCGATCGATTCCGAAACAATCCTGCAAAAATATCCGAATCCCAGCAGAGATCCCAAGAGTCCGACACTGATCGACTGGCGCCATGTCTACATGATCACCAACCAGGACAACGTGATCTCCGGACAGGCTGGTGGCGAACTCGACCTCAAGGCACAGGTCGGTGATCTGATCCGCTGGCGCGAAACGAGTTTGTCGCTCGGCTTCGAGAACCAGGTGGTGTTCTACGGCTTCATCGCCAACCAGGGCAAGGACCTGATCTCGCCCCCGACTCCGAGGAAGGCCACGGCGTCGGTTCCCCTTCCCAATCCGAGCTCGCCGGCAACGCCGACCTGCCAGAAGGTAGACAACTACTACTGGTCGTCGGAAACCCTGGCGGAGGGGCGGGTCACCTATCATTTCTACTTCCAGATTATCGACCGCAACTGCCAATCCAAGGGCTGCTTCCAATGGGATCCGTTCATCTCGATTCATAACTGA
- a CDS encoding NAD(P)-dependent oxidoreductase, protein METLMTVGFIGLGVMGQPMALNLARAGTALIVWNRTPERCAALHDAGAQVANSAGDVFRQARIVILMMATDTALDAVLGRHTADFAANVAGHTIVHMGTTSADYSHGLEADIRAAGGRYVEAPVSGSRKPAEAGQLVAMLAGEPADVDEVRPLLKPMCHETVICGAVPTGLLMKLSINAFLIPMVTALAEASHLARRYGLDMKQFQAVLDAGPMASNVSRVKVDKLVNEDFTVQASIVDVLKNNRLAAEAARHANLASPLLDVCFDLYTETVGLGHGQADMVAVVHAIEARTGAKANATDASA, encoded by the coding sequence ATGGAGACCCTCATGACAGTAGGATTCATCGGCCTCGGCGTGATGGGACAGCCGATGGCGCTCAACCTCGCACGTGCCGGCACGGCACTGATAGTGTGGAACCGCACGCCGGAACGTTGCGCCGCGTTGCACGACGCAGGCGCGCAGGTTGCCAACAGCGCCGGCGATGTCTTCCGGCAGGCCCGCATCGTCATCCTGATGATGGCGACCGATACAGCGCTCGACGCGGTGCTCGGCCGCCATACCGCAGATTTCGCGGCGAACGTCGCGGGGCACACGATCGTGCACATGGGCACGACGTCGGCCGACTATTCGCATGGCCTCGAAGCCGACATTCGCGCGGCGGGAGGACGGTACGTCGAGGCGCCTGTTTCGGGCTCGCGCAAGCCGGCCGAAGCGGGTCAACTGGTGGCTATGTTGGCGGGCGAGCCCGCGGACGTTGACGAAGTGCGTCCGCTCCTCAAGCCGATGTGCCACGAAACGGTGATCTGCGGGGCGGTGCCGACAGGGCTTCTGATGAAGCTGTCGATCAACGCGTTCCTGATTCCGATGGTGACCGCGCTTGCCGAGGCGTCGCATCTTGCGCGGCGCTACGGACTCGACATGAAGCAGTTCCAGGCCGTGCTCGACGCGGGTCCGATGGCAAGCAACGTATCGCGCGTGAAGGTCGACAAGCTCGTGAACGAGGATTTCACGGTGCAGGCCTCGATTGTCGACGTGCTGAAGAACAACCGGCTCGCGGCCGAAGCAGCGCGCCATGCGAATCTCGCATCACCGCTGCTGGATGTCTGCTTCGACCTGTACACCGAGACCGTCGGGTTGGGGCACGGTCAGGCCGACATGGTGGCAGTCGTGCATGCAATCGAGGCGCGCACCGGCGCGAAGGCAAACGCAACGGACGCATCTGCTTGA
- a CDS encoding MFS transporter, with protein MNDEREYQKRVLIATSLSYVIVILDTSIVNVALEPVAASLGSDIAGLQWVVNAYTLTFASLLLSGGALGDRIGAKTVYLAGLLIFACASGLCGLAPDLPILVAARVLQGVGAALLVPCSLTLINHAFPVARQRAGAIGVWAGCGGIAMAAGPLAGGLLIHLLGWRSIFLVNVPIALVGAWLTTRVDSVRPAASDRPMDVAGQMLAIVALGASVAVLIEGAKLGWRTDAMRVGAAVALAAWVAFVLVETRRRQPMLPLGFFRSPVFSASAFVSLISGLIFYGLFFLLSLYFQSARGWTPLRTGLAFLPLTVMVTIGSFASGALNRAYGAHRLVCGGFLLYALGFAGLVALADDAPYWRIALCFPAVGFGAGVISPAATAALMTAVDKTRAGVAAGVLNASRQTGSAFGVAIFGALISAIQPPDGGIRVAVYLAIGLSLLAALVWSIALAVATRYAGSDAW; from the coding sequence TTGAACGATGAACGTGAATATCAGAAGCGGGTACTGATCGCGACGAGCCTCAGCTACGTCATTGTCATACTGGATACGTCGATCGTAAACGTTGCGCTGGAGCCGGTTGCGGCCAGTCTGGGCTCGGATATCGCCGGCTTGCAATGGGTGGTCAACGCGTACACGCTGACATTTGCCAGCCTGCTGCTGAGCGGCGGCGCACTGGGCGACCGGATCGGCGCAAAAACCGTTTACCTCGCCGGATTGCTGATCTTTGCCTGCGCATCGGGGTTATGCGGATTGGCGCCGGATTTGCCGATTCTGGTGGCCGCGCGGGTGTTGCAAGGTGTCGGCGCGGCACTGTTGGTGCCGTGTTCGCTGACCCTGATCAACCATGCTTTTCCGGTTGCCCGGCAGCGCGCCGGCGCGATCGGCGTGTGGGCCGGATGCGGCGGCATCGCGATGGCGGCGGGGCCGCTCGCCGGCGGCCTGCTGATTCATCTGCTCGGCTGGCGCAGCATTTTTCTGGTGAACGTGCCGATCGCGCTGGTCGGTGCGTGGCTGACCACGCGCGTCGATTCGGTCCGTCCAGCTGCGTCGGACAGGCCGATGGATGTCGCCGGACAGATGCTCGCCATCGTGGCGCTTGGCGCGTCGGTCGCCGTGCTGATAGAGGGAGCGAAGCTCGGATGGCGGACGGACGCAATGCGTGTGGGTGCAGCGGTTGCGCTTGCCGCCTGGGTTGCGTTCGTGCTGGTCGAGACCAGACGCAGGCAGCCAATGCTGCCGTTGGGCTTCTTTCGCAGTCCGGTGTTTTCCGCCTCGGCATTCGTTTCGCTGATATCCGGCCTGATTTTCTACGGCTTGTTTTTTCTGCTGAGCCTGTACTTCCAGTCCGCGCGTGGATGGACGCCTTTGCGGACCGGCCTCGCGTTCCTGCCCTTGACCGTGATGGTGACCATCGGCAGCTTCGCATCCGGCGCGTTGAACCGGGCGTATGGCGCGCACCGGCTCGTTTGTGGCGGCTTCCTGCTGTATGCACTGGGCTTCGCCGGGCTCGTCGCGCTCGCGGACGATGCGCCGTATTGGCGTATCGCGCTTTGCTTTCCGGCTGTCGGTTTCGGAGCGGGGGTGATTTCGCCGGCGGCGACTGCCGCGTTGATGACTGCGGTGGACAAGACGCGTGCCGGGGTCGCAGCGGGCGTGCTCAACGCGAGCCGGCAGACGGGGTCCGCTTTTGGCGTCGCGATCTTCGGCGCGCTGATAAGCGCGATCCAGCCGCCCGACGGGGGGATTCGCGTCGCCGTCTATCTGGCGATCGGTTTATCGCTGCTGGCCGCGCTGGTCTGGAGCATCGCGTTGGCCGTGGCGACGCGTTACGCGGGCAGCGATGCCTGGTGA
- a CDS encoding ArsR/SmtB family transcription factor, with the protein MGQHNISSVAHLIAEPVRSVILITLADGSAMSAGALAEAAGVTAQTASSHLSKLLDGGLLSVESKGRHRYYRLAGAHVSHVLESLASVGPVTPAWRTTPNRSAQALRFARCCYDHLAGQISIAVTQSMLTRGFVVEAGERHYALTPPGCAWLQQLGIDIGDLAVGQAEQGRQCLDWTERQYHLAGPLGARLMDAFLAWGWMRRSPATRSVTVTALGWEGLRKHFGVERETCGPD; encoded by the coding sequence ATGGGCCAGCACAATATTTCGAGCGTTGCGCACCTGATCGCCGAGCCGGTTCGTTCGGTGATTCTGATCACGCTCGCCGACGGCAGCGCCATGTCGGCCGGCGCGCTCGCGGAAGCGGCGGGCGTGACCGCGCAGACGGCCAGTTCGCACCTCTCCAAGCTGCTCGACGGCGGCTTGCTGAGCGTGGAAAGCAAGGGCCGGCATCGCTACTACCGGCTCGCTGGGGCGCACGTTTCGCACGTGCTCGAAAGCCTCGCATCGGTTGGACCGGTCACCCCGGCCTGGCGCACTACGCCGAATCGCTCGGCGCAGGCGCTGCGTTTCGCGCGTTGCTGCTACGACCACCTGGCTGGCCAGATCAGCATCGCGGTGACGCAAAGCATGCTCACGCGGGGCTTTGTCGTCGAGGCGGGGGAGCGCCACTATGCGCTCACCCCACCCGGCTGCGCGTGGCTGCAGCAACTCGGCATCGATATCGGCGATCTGGCGGTGGGCCAAGCTGAACAGGGCCGCCAATGCCTCGATTGGACCGAACGGCAATACCACCTCGCGGGGCCGTTAGGCGCGCGGCTCATGGATGCCTTTCTTGCATGGGGATGGATGCGCAGGTCCCCCGCCACGCGGTCGGTGACCGTCACGGCGCTCGGCTGGGAGGGACTCAGGAAACATTTCGGCGTCGAGCGCGAGACATGCGGACCTGATTGA
- a CDS encoding MarR family winged helix-turn-helix transcriptional regulator: MSSNDTQPTRASSDPDALHATAEDLRVLVGKLRRRLREEAHVGDFTPSQVQVLSLLEREGPATVTTLARIQGMRPQSMGETLSVLKAAGLVSGAPDPNDGRQTVLSLTPAFRKKIKASRAAREDWLFRTIQTRFSAAEQKQLAIGVDLLKRLIDS; this comes from the coding sequence ATGTCCAGCAACGACACTCAACCCACGCGCGCCTCCTCCGATCCCGACGCCCTGCACGCAACGGCAGAAGACCTGCGCGTACTTGTCGGCAAATTGCGTCGCCGGCTGCGCGAGGAAGCGCATGTGGGCGATTTCACGCCGTCGCAGGTGCAGGTTCTCAGCCTGCTGGAACGCGAAGGTCCGGCAACGGTCACCACGCTCGCGCGTATCCAGGGTATGCGGCCGCAATCCATGGGCGAGACGCTTTCAGTTCTGAAAGCAGCTGGACTCGTGAGCGGCGCACCAGACCCGAACGACGGGCGGCAAACCGTTCTCTCCCTCACGCCCGCGTTCCGCAAAAAGATCAAGGCAAGCCGCGCGGCACGCGAGGACTGGCTATTCCGTACGATCCAGACCCGCTTCTCCGCCGCCGAACAGAAACAACTCGCGATTGGCGTCGACTTGCTCAAACGCCTCATCGACTCGTAA
- a CDS encoding isochorismatase family protein, translating to MALTTLDPKTALIAIDLQQGIVALPTAHPTGEVVKRSVDLIDAFRRHGLPVVLVNVAGGAPGRAEQSRPTGDFPAGFADLVPELNHQPSDHLVTKRTWGAFTNTDLEAYLRKQDVTQIVLVGVATSIGVESTARFAQELGFNVTFAVDAMTDMNLDAHTNSITRIFPRLGETGTTQDVLDLLDQSRA from the coding sequence ATGGCTCTCACTACGCTCGACCCCAAAACCGCATTGATCGCCATCGATTTGCAGCAAGGTATCGTCGCGCTGCCCACCGCCCACCCCACCGGCGAAGTCGTCAAACGCTCCGTTGATCTGATCGACGCATTTCGCCGTCACGGTCTGCCGGTGGTGCTCGTCAACGTGGCGGGCGGCGCGCCCGGCCGCGCGGAACAGTCGCGTCCTACTGGTGACTTCCCCGCCGGCTTTGCGGACCTCGTTCCCGAACTGAATCATCAGCCGTCGGATCATCTGGTGACCAAGCGCACCTGGGGCGCGTTCACCAACACCGACCTCGAAGCGTATCTGCGCAAACAAGACGTCACGCAGATCGTGCTGGTCGGTGTGGCCACCAGCATCGGCGTCGAGTCCACCGCGCGTTTCGCACAGGAACTCGGCTTCAATGTCACCTTCGCGGTAGACGCGATGACGGACATGAATCTCGACGCTCACACCAACAGCATCACGCGAATCTTCCCGCGCCTCGGCGAGACCGGCACGACGCAAGACGTCCTCGACCTGCTTGATCAATCGCGCGCATGA